The DNA window tgcataaaattgttctaataaatacaccgtgctctggtgcattttttcgattgacatTCAGTAGAATAAtcataggcggctccagccgAGGAGAAGGGCATGCCTTCCTGACAAAATGGtgtcaaattttgtgaactCATTTCTGCACACAGTTCGTATGGCGAATAGTCTGACAAATTGCGAATCTTCAGGGAGTCCATTTCGCCATTAATTCCTGTTTTTTGAAAACCAATCAGAACCTTGCTTATGAcacattcttaaaaaatcatgatTTCCATTCGTTTGAAATTTAATACAAGATCGTTGTAATTATTTTCGACCTATCAATTAAAATATGCAGTTCAATACGACGGAAGCTATACATAACCATCAAACATATAATACCACATTGCTAATCGATATTTTGCAGTGGGCCCTTATATTGCAATCTTTGGCCAGGGGTCAGGTATGTCCCCATTAAATAGTAAAACTGACAAGCAAAATTACTTTCCAGTTTACGCTCGAGTTTCTAACTACACTCTACAAAGGCAGGTATAGAAAATCTGTCAGCACACATAACTGAACAAACAATTTTCTACCTCTGCTCAAATTACCACACTTTTTTTAAAGTGAAGCAGTCATTGAAGTTACCGTGAGTTCGTTATTCTTTCAAATTTGCGCTCATTCCACAATATATAACTGCATGTCGCTTCTGAGCGCCCAGTTAACAAATACTTCTGAATGTCCAGGATTTGAGACAACTTCACTGTCGCGATTTGTGTTTACTTATACTGCTTGATTGTACTGTTGAGTGTATCATTTGACTTCCGTTCTTACCGGATAGTTTTCTGGAGGCGATGGCATTTTGATTCTCGTTTTAGCTCTAGGTTAGATATATCCAATAGAtataaatttatcaaaagttttgatGATACCGAAAATATAGgtacttatttttattcaatgcCAGTGTTTCGGTACCAAAAAAGGGTACCACAATCCTAATAGAAACAATAGTTTGCTTATTTCATTCCAAAATTTTGAGATTGTttctgagcttgagcttgtgcgaccgctcctggctgctactccgttatctatcggaactagctgaagttgcacagggaatcagtagataattatgtttggtattagcgaaacatctttcaatgtgcaactcctggtaatccaaaagtgtttctgatcaataccggcgccggccaggctcgaacgtagatcgcggaaggaaagggaaggaatgattagtccgatacttgcttttgctagaggccgtatatactactgcgcactccaccagtatcacgggaggaggatatttttgttagtagagtatagaagttagatatacttcttctttaccgacgccagagaggtgattccactacctggactagatatcgatccaccaatttcatggaccggggaccaaagGCTTTACTTcctcttccgaaggaagacgtgaccacagattttttcacctcagaaaaatctcaacgacctcggctggaattgaacccaggccaactagaatgagtggcggtcacgcttaccactcaaccaccggcgccgtctccaAAATTTTGAGATTGTTTCTGTTACCAAATCTTAAATTAGATTGCATACaattgcactatgctatatttctaccTAGTGAAGAACCCGAGCAACACCGtttgttgactagcagtttctGCAACATAATTTGTTGATAAAAAGCGTACATCAACCATTATTCAACTGATTTAGCAACCAAAAAAGCGCACCAGCAAAAGTTTATGGTTATGCAACAATCCGCGGCCATTACATGTTGCAATTGTTGCTTGGGAAGAAATgggcaaacattttttttcttcttttttgggCTCGTGCTCCCGTGTCCCTTCCTGGAGCCGCCAGTGACAATGATTGTTATTAACGTTGCATTAGCACGGCAAACTTcatagattgcagactgatgactctcatttccagccagactacctGAGGAGCCcttttttgggaataacaattgatccagtcccagcgagaatttcgcctgagaaccaccattgcgagccacgaccatctttaccgtaacttgggatacgagaaaggaagtgttgatgtgctacttacttaacggaaggccacGACtaagtgacactcccataagtatcACGGATTGGGTAGTAGGTGgattgttagtcaggattcgccttAAGCAAGCGATGTGACTGAGAGTATATGTTCGTGCATAaaaagtttgaatagtttattgactgtaggatacgtaaatgttctagataTTAAGGCGTTCAAACTCTAGGTAACCGTTTATCGAGAGTttatttcatcgaaaacaatttgaactctgggcagccggctgtcaGGAGTATTGTCGACAATATAAAATGGACCATagacaatgagtttaaaagtggtattgtggaccattaataaattatgtcacgcaaaggtTGCCCAATAGTAACTTTCTTTCATATTATCACGCTCTTTatccccttggtctaatacgaatcgaatgatttcagtttttcctttttttgtagGAGCACAATACTGTCGCTATTAATATCATGCACAACACACCCCGtctccaaatagtacgtacttattcttagctcagtataattggCTGGccatttaatggactaaaagcaaaccattaaatataataaaacatttgttcctcgtcctcaaagacccagtggattcgaTGTTCCtaattggtcaaataaacactaaactaACAAATACATTGGTTTGTTCAgtttaaagaaatgtcagctcgattggtatCAACCGGTGGATACGTATtctcttacaatgccatcaaatcaaagaatatttaaatttacatgcgacaaaatatgtgcaattcagaatataacaaaATAAAGACTACAAAGTACAAAGAAAgcgtacaaaaagtataaaagatatcccaaatgaatgtgaagaaTTTCACTGCGATATGTTAATGAAAACTTGGCCcctccactctccctatcagacacgttcccataattgggttaaattCCTAGTTGCAAACAACATATTATGTGTAATGAgaataataaacaaaacgacAGGGGCTCTTGATCCATCGGCTGCCCAGAAGTGCAAAGCTAGTGTCAGatcttcatgagacctcaagaagtcacttttggaggtattcgtcaatgtagatttgtcggtagacgcgGTTCCAGATTTCCAGAGGAATCGTATATCATCACGACCTAGACTGAATAATTTGGAGAAATGCAAATGGTAAAGGTTTTAGCTCAAAAATGTAGCATTCAGCAATACATCTACTAAAGAAAACTGATTTTGACAGCTCGCCGGATCGAAACAATTAAACCCAATCGCACTATTATCTCCGCTTACTTACCGTCAATCTGCACTCCTCCGACGTGCTGCGGTCCTTCGGTACGTTTTTGAACTCTCGGAAATATAATCTGTTGGAAACGAAGCAAACCATTAACCATCCAAAACCAAAACCCTCTCACAACTCACAAATCATCTCGCTTGTCATAATTCTCCACCACATAGCACGGATGGTAGACCAGCTCCCGCAGCGCGTCGAACCGATATTGGTGGAAAAACGTCAACCGGCATTCCCTGTCCGGCTCGGAGCTACGTTTCAGCGTATTCAAACAGTCCGCTCGCCCTTTACTGAACCGTTCCTCGATATCCTTACGTTTATAATCGTACACAATCATCTCCAGCGAGTCATCCCGATTATCGTACCACTCCCAGCGAATGGTCGGATTCTCGTACTCAAGCGTTTCGAACATCGTCAGCCGTTTGATCAACCCGACCATGTTGGAGTACGGAGCGAATCTTTCATAGATTGCACGTTTGAAATAGATCGCTTTGCTACCGTTGGGGTACCGCTGTTCGTACTGATTCCGCGAAACGGACAGAGGACCGACCCAGGATGCCGGCATGTCCAGGTGTTTTTCCTTCTCCAACTCCTCCTCGTTGGTTAGAGGTTCCTGATCCTCTGGAATGATACAATCATCGCGCAGTTCGTACGGTTCCCCTGGAAGGAAATGCTCCCAGTCACGGGTGTTTTTGAAATCCCATCGCATGTTTTTGATGTCGGTGATAGGTTCCTGCTTGTTGACGTAGTAATTGTGCTGGTTCCAGACACTTTCAATTCCTAAATAGTCAGGAGTTTCGACATCGAAACGGAAGCCTGATGCCGGTTCGATGAAAAATGCACTCGGCGGTAGAAGTACTTTTTCACCGCTGTTGGGGTCGATCATGGTCTCGCGATAGCCTGGTTTATAGCACCAAGGCGCATTCAAGATCACTGCCACCCATGCGTGCAGCCGGTGGCCTGCTTTAGTATCCTCCGCGGGACGTTCCAGATCCTCAATTTCTTTCAAACGAGCTTCCTCCAGTTTACGTGCTTCCTCTCTAATTTTGGCCTGCTTCTCCTCTTCGAGCTCAAGCAGATAGCGGCTACGTAGATCCGGGAGCTCGCGCAACTGGTACTTGCTGGGTTCAGTCACCTCATCTTCGATGTGCTCCTGTggaataacaataacaaaaaacCGTCATTTTCGACTGACTGTTAGCAGAAGGGAAACACAAGTGTCCATGCGGTTACGAAATTTGTTTGCAGAAAATGGCTAAATTGTTGTAATAAGACACGAATATGACGAGCGAGAAATGGGTAGAACATGTGCTGCACAGATGTTCCCGATCATCCCCCCTTAGGACGCCGTTTGTTTCGGGGTTAGTGgtcttattttaataatttcgacATTGATGCCTGTAGCTTGTTTTTCGTAGCTTTGCGAAAGTTTGCGTGCGAGCCCGATAGGAACAAGTGGCCCAAAGGAATTCAATTCATTAGGGTACGAGGATGTCGAATATTTACGCGGCCGAAATCCGCGAAGCCTCTTCCTTGTTTTGTTTTCACGGCGAAAAGGCAAGTAGGTCCTACCGGAGGCACTGTGGGAAATTTATTGCCCCCGCCTTGGGACAGGTGCAAGTCCGCTCAGCGCTTGTTTACTGATGCTAAATTGAAACGTGTTTAAAAGCAGCACGATTCTCACAGTGCCTCGTTATCATTACACACCGGCGACTGCAAATGCGATTTCTTAAAGCGCGAAACCCCAGAATGTTTTCCCCCTTTCCGAATCGGTTGGGGTAATGCGTTCAAAGAAAAACTTCTTCCAGCAACTACTGCCTCCCATTCCCGGGGTACCTGCGCGGTTGATTATAATCATTAGCAAGGcgaaaaaaaagaatgaaaGCCAAAACCAAGAGAAAGTAAAACAGCAGCTCAACGGATGGCTGACTCCTTAGAGTTGTGACGGTGTTTTTTCAGCGATCGTGCAAAAAGTTCATTACGAAAAAAGGGTCCAAAGAAGCGGTGATAAGCAGCCAAGAATAACCCCCGCGTCTCCGGCGTCGTCGTCTTTCCGGGCTCGGGCTGGGTTGGCGCGGTTATTAATGCACACACTAACTGACTGGCATTGAAGGAAGGGAACTTACCTGGACCGGGCACGGAACGTAGGGACAGCTAACCCGGCGCTGGTCGTTGTTGACGATCTCCCGCGTAGCGTAACCGGACACCACGCACGCTGCAAATCCATTTCCTATCAAATAGCTGCACAGAAGGGTGGCCAGCTCGAAACTGTTCGCCTTGCGACGCTTGAGGACAGTGTCCGGCGACAGGAGCCGGGTCGGCTGTCAGGGGGAGAGAGAACGAAAAGAACAGAGTCAGAGTCGAGACAAAACCGTAAAGGTAGGCAGATCATGTGAGTGTGTATAAACATTGTGCGCTCTGCAGGTGGTGACAGCGTGAAtgtggagagaaaaaaaatatgtttaaaaacagtcgTATTGATTCATGTCGGCATTTGAGCCGGGCTGAGACTAAAATATTGATTCGTGGGGGGATGGCTGGAATTGCGTGGAGAAATTTAGGACCGGTATTGGTGCGAGATTATCGCGATTGTACCGCAAAGTCATGATACTATACATGTTGGGTTGATTTGGAGGCGCCCAGCTAAGGCTGAAGTAACTATCAAAAACGGTGACTAGACATATTTTAAGCTTTTAGTAAATCTAAATATATTTTCATCGGTTTCTGTTATTGGCGGTGGTCAGCTGTTTTTCGTCCATTTATTTTATtgggtgattcatcaacagtggtatttttgaaaatgaaccaccttggttatgctaATTTTTccgttcttattttattgcaaataattaagtagtCTTCATTTAATTGTATTCAGAACTGCACGTATTTTGACGTATGcgattttaaatgttctttaatttgatggcattgtaagggaactcGTATCCGTAGgctgatgccaatcgagctgacatttctttggactgagcaaactaatttatttgtttgttaagTGTTTATTAGGCCAATTAGGGAACTAACCCACTCGGCATTTAGTGTGCgtagggaatacgcatggtcttgtctgagtgaaagaTAACTGGTTAATCTGTTGACAATTTGCGAGAAGAACCATTTACGGCAGTCATATCAGACGAAAGTAGACGACCTTCGTTATTTCTTGCATTTGGTCTATTTCATGGACACATTGTTGCTTTAAATTAAGTTAGGTTCGTTTTGTTCTTATTGTCTCTAATCTTGTTCTAGTAAGTAGCGTAAAAACCCGCGCGCATGTCATCGATTGTATATTTGACTTACAAATATAttcgtttcaggtatttcgctaaagtttattttatactttttaAAATATGTTTCAGTTAGTACAGCAACGCACGAGAATAATGACAATATAAGAATCGACGCCTTATTTAAACTGTCGCGGAGAAAGAAACCAATACATAATTGTAATTTCATTTCTTGTAGATAATAATAGTAAAATTAGTACACGATAAATAAAGCTGTATTGCGAAAACTTCAATTACATAGACATTAGCatatctattttttataaatgttTCGAGACAGTAAAggcttttcattatattgtattgtCCTTGGAACGTCGTGTTTCGTCGGAATAAAGAAacaagaaataataaaatcgttagcataccgtttgattcatttaaatatGGGCAACTTGACTGCCCGGAGCTTTTTGCTTATGTTAAGTtgcttttttacaaaccgaACAATTCCAAAGTAATTCAAGAAACGATAAATTTATCATGAGATCTCGGCAGccagctgcccagagcaatgaaCACATGATTACACTTTTgaaagttgcatagatcgtatcacttataaAGGTGAGTCTAGATTTGTGCATCTCTTTACCCCATccaactaacaaaaactccttcccgtgagAAACCTTAAGATGACGAAgaatacacggtctccataacaacgtcagttacactaacattcctttccttcacAGATGACTGTTAGGACCCGTTCGGCGCCGTTACTGATATTTCAATGtttagaactctcgaaacgttcacattgagaatggatagctactccccggtcccattcgttgattctctgtgtaatttcgcttgttctagtCAATCACGGAGAaggcaactacgaattgtgcggTCATCATACTCATGCTCATATTGAAATATCGACAtttcaggaatcaatttttaaaaaCGCTCCAACTAGGTCTCCCTCCTGAagttaagaaaataaataacttttggtttaagCTCTTGTGAACATTCTAgtcgtgtttttctcgaaaccatgtCTTCAAAGTCGCTACCATGAATATCTAGAGAATCGCTCAAGCAATCCCCTTACTGTTTTACGTTGAAAGGCTTATCAATTTAGCTACTATTTAACCCAttctttttgtaaaattttaatcgtcatttttttaatgttattaaagacgatttttttcgagtttttctGCTTGAGCTGGGTGCTCGGAAGGACTACcgccagaatcactcactacaattgcagttgcagacgagacgggaaatgtcactcaCTAAACCACTGCTTAAGACCAATTGCagcaggccgtgattctgattgtgttATTGACtatacggttcagatgtgcgACCGGACAGACTTTACGAACGCGTAGGAATAAGCGTTTTTTGTGCGTGTTTGAGACCACGTTTATCAGATTATAAATGCTATAGCGTTCACCAAATCATTGGGACGTTTTTGTGTTTGAGAGATCTTGGACGCAATTGCGCTGGGATAATCTCGATtgcatgttcgtctttgtgtattatcgcgaagggcttgggtatttgtaagttaacgtgttcgattacttgggcgtttgtatgtcatgTCGCGTGGGAGTTTACATGTTGgatgtgctagcgtgtataaattcgattttataaacgtgtgtccattcgcattCGCATGTgctcttggatgatcgcgagcATTGGGAATCCgatgcttaattttcagtaTACAGTGCAAATACTAGAAGAAAGTTCTCCCATGTCACTATACTAATTGATGGAATGGACCTAGGTTGCTAGGGCTGAAAAAAGGGATTTCCGGACGTAAACGATTTATGATCACGCAAACACGGGCGTTTGAAGGTTCTTTTTCGATGCcgtgtttgtaaatttataagtgctaaaccgctCACGTAGTCAGCGGGGTGCTATCCTGTTTGTGAGATCGTGGGCGTaggcatttgtatgttaatgtaCTGAATGCTATTGAACACCGGAAAAAAGTGAATTCTAAGAAGGAAAAAATTACATTACGAGGCAATAAATTATttactattctatcatatacgccagttctgcatgcattccctgacccaactgttaCAAAAACTCCGACGAACCCATACACatatagacatacgactagcacataacaattatATACTAGTGCTAAACACTAATAGGCTTTTACTTTTACATCCCCTCACTTCCCCTCAAAGTAGGATTTTAATATTTGACTGAAATTTATCCCACATATACACAAACAAAcgctgaaattttcatcaaaatcggaGCACATCAATACGACCTCTCGAACAAAGGGGTTCcaccttttgaaaaactggcTCTTAAGATTAATATTGTGCTTTGGAATATGCAAACAATCTCAATCCAAGTTCCCTTACCCTTTTCGAGAAATATTTTTGGTAATGTGTCAGAAAGCAGGGTGAAAAGACAAAGTGAGGTCAATTGTGCCGATTGTACGCGTTTAGGCATAATGCCGTTAATAAGATGAATGATTACAAAATTTACGGCTTGTATATCAATAAGCATGCAGCGTGCCTCATatgatggaagaggaaatgtggTCTGAGCTTGCGAAGTTCATGTAATAGAAATTGTTTTGgactgcttcaatgctttcttcaTGCTGTATAGTGTAAGGGGCTCCATAATACGCTGCGATACTTCAGAATTGTCCTGACGAATGTTTTGTATAATGATTTACTTGTGTAAGGGTCTTCCAAATTATAGCTAAAGCGTTGTAGAAAGACCAGCACAATAATAGTTTTATTAATTATTGTATTGAAGAGTTCCATTGATGTAAGCTTGGAGTCTCTAAATCTGgtaaaattttacatttttttacaggtTGATTTCCtaaatatatgtaaatttattggTAATCAGATTATTTGCTGAACGCTATTAAATTACACTTTTCATGATGAGTTGTAGTAGACTTTTTATACCTTACGCGTGGCATAGATTGAGATTATTCTGAAATACTTCAGCGTCACTTGCATGTCTTATTTCCACAAAGAATTTACATTCGTTTAAGTATGGAAGGAATGTTATTTATGTACAGGAAAAAAAGAGGGCTCTAGTAGGAatcctgggggggggggggggtacaaaTTGTTCACGTTTCTTTAAATATGATTTTAGCTTTTGCAAATGAGATCTAATTTATAACGCaatatattacaaaaaatgtgttctgttataatcttgttatttcattctggtcGTGAATGTGACTCTGTAATATATTGTTGGCGCTAAGGCGATTACGTTTTCTTTCCAGACATCGCACTGAACGTTACACAATGATCATTGAAGGTGCTAAAATTAATGTATACTGCTCGTACATAGTCGTTGACTGTGTTCGGAAAGTGCAAGtgtttattctgctgtataaACATGAACAACATCTCTTAAAATTCGCTTGACATACATAACTGTTAGCTTCAGTTTGTACAACtattttcaaacaaaatttcgtgcaagcTAGATTTACGAAGAACTGGCGCCAACCTGTTTAGCTGTTTAGGAAATTCTTCAGTTGTTCTAAAACGAGCCAATATTACGAGCAACTAGTTCCAATGTTTCGAAGGATTGTCGTTATGTCAAAAAGCCGTAAATGAGAAATGCATCTCACCAAACATAAGCGCCAGAACAAAGAAAAATGTGACAAACAATACACAAATTATTCAAGCTGGGCTGTTCATCATACTTAAAAAACAACGTAGTTTATCATAAATGTGTGCGTGCATCCAAAATATTCAGCGAAACTACTCGAAAAAATACCACTTTGCTGCCGTACACTTCACAGTAAACACTTTGCGAATGGAAAATTAATCATTTTGGATGatgaacccgatcagaaacacataacaaaaagatttcaaaattaTAGCTCGCGCTGTTACttgtttctgttattttaactactaacgagaccaaattagTAACACAGTTTActgcgaaaattgcattctgttataatcttgttgtTGGATTCTGATCGGGAATCGTACTAAACATTTTCGCACTATAAATTTAGTGGAAACGATGGTTATTACTCTGACAACATTGATGCAACATCAGACGATATTAAAAACACCGGCAAATCGAAATTCGAGCCGAAGATATAGGTGTGGGTAGCCATTTCTGAGAACGGTGTTTCAGTGCCTCTGATCCGTTCACACAAAGCTAAAGCGATTGGTTTGACCTTTCAAGCATTAAGCGAACAAACGAACTCTCTTTCTTCTGGTTAGCAAAATcgctttagaaaaatctctagccCTATGTGCGGCGTTGGGGatcaaacccaggtgagctgcgtaccaggcaatcgatttaccaactatgctatgtATTCTTCTAATTTTCTCTGGAGACTCAATTCATTATGGATGATTATTCGAAACAGGCTTTCTATATGAACCATGTTTTTCATACATCAAAGTCAAATgtcaaatgaaaataaaatggaaACAAATGATAATAAAAATAAGCTAGGTATGAGTAATCGAACTGAATGAATGATTTGTTCCAATAAATGGTAATTGAAACTCTCAAATCATCCGTTTCTTCCTACTTTGCTTGACGACTCCCGTTCCATAACGGCATTTTCGGCATACTTAAAATTCAGCAACAGCAACCGCTCGAAAACGATCAACCTTCGGCTGCCAGATTTTGAGTTATCGCAACTTGGAAAACCGGGTGCGCTGAGTGCATCGGGTAATAAGCCAGCCATATTTTGCTTTCATTCAACTTTCCCCCAACTTGTTCTAGAGAACCCTCGGCCCATTTCCCTAACGAAGCGTAACACATCTCCATTACCTCCTTTGTGTGTTTCCTTTTTTTCGCACCGTACTTTCACAAAGTTACCGTACCTAGAGCATATCAGGTACACCGCCCGCCGCGCCGGGAAGGTAtcgcaatttttatttttgcaaccTCTTCCCCCGGTCACGGTAGTCCTTGGCATAGCACTAGTTCGTGCTGGTGTGGTTAGAGTGTTTGGGTAGTTTTTTGGAGTATGGAGTGAGATGGGGCAAAAGCTATTGACAttagaattattaaaatgaaatttaacctattaaaacaataattttctagGCTTATGAAGTTTACGGCATCATTTGATTTGAGGGAACTATTAGCCAACAGATAGGAAAAATTGGGAGATGAGGAaattttttgcactatttcctCAGTGCTTGGAATTCGCGTTGTGAGCCTTCTGGAAGCCTACGATAAATAAATTGACCATCGTAATATAGTAGGTGCTTATTTTGGTGCCGctcgaaattattaaatattctCGATGCGGAAACATTCGATAGTTTTTTAGTTGTGTAGCTTCAGTCTTTTACTGCTCTGAATAATATTGAAGTAGAATGCttctaaagcggaccctacacaaggagaaatattgacaataaatcatatattgatcaatatattgatggtgtaaggtcatcttgaagatattgattctgtagaatttaaataagattgatggattgaagcagtcttgtcaatatatttattgacaatatttctgtctcgtgtagggtccgcttaacgTTTCGATACTGGGGGTCCAGTTTCCAAAATTTCTgatgagatattttcccagttttcaaatgAGAATAACTTCCGTTGTATTGAACGAAAAAAGTTCACGTGTTTTGTATTCAAAAATCCGAAATTCGAAAACCTATTTCATGGCAGAGACGTTGAAAGAGGGACCTAAGTGACCCAATTAAAAACCAGAAGCTtgtatatacaggtcacgcgtaTCCGTATAATAGCATTCGTTGCTTGCATG is part of the Topomyia yanbarensis strain Yona2022 chromosome 1, ASM3024719v1, whole genome shotgun sequence genome and encodes:
- the LOC131693659 gene encoding coiled-coil domain-containing protein lobo, with protein sequence MAMQSEAVERNNEKENRPADPSHRTRLDPVKGWTTTYIKECAGRKKGFSLVWFDCLCAKITKLASCIPTRLLSPDTVLKRRKANSFELATLLCSYLIGNGFAACVVSGYATREIVNNDQRRVSCPYVPCPVQEHIEDEVTEPSKYQLRELPDLRSRYLLELEEEKQAKIREEARKLEEARLKEIEDLERPAEDTKAGHRLHAWVAVILNAPWCYKPGYRETMIDPNSGEKVLLPPSAFFIEPASGFRFDVETPDYLGIESVWNQHNYYVNKQEPITDIKNMRWDFKNTRDWEHFLPGEPYELRDDCIIPEDQEPLTNEEELEKEKHLDMPASWVGPLSVSRNQYEQRYPNGSKAIYFKRAIYERFAPYSNMVGLIKRLTMFETLEYENPTIRWEWYDNRDDSLEMIVYDYKRKDIEERFSKGRADCLNTLKRSSEPDRECRLTFFHQYRFDALRELVYHPCYVVENYDKRDDLLYFREFKNVPKDRSTSEECRLTHITEKFHRNAAIEAVRDIATRNCFIEENRIALQFHYGDDCITASTREFIKPPKSEMGEEVPYNPDCTSGYISNPWDPQPTRLELFLLLKKQLAAEEASSQAFNRRVVEIESLLSERRKKIDSPKLTFSLFDPLRNEEARRVRMQKYEQVKAREEIIRKQQADFLAPYLIRLDGTRPDKERLKAAYQSCVQDLHHFYHTLEDEVKGRLDELIGEEQALKRFLAKFQEHFEDEEYEKFVLEGENIERNKNVAEMRMEHLKDEYREKAEHLERTVQEKLGASFDEEDA